In one Modestobacter sp. L9-4 genomic region, the following are encoded:
- a CDS encoding SAV_6107 family HEPN domain-containing protein, translated as MGAARVLPAPEQEEIPLPPALPSAAAQLLGQAHRGLAEATGSPDAGWRYATAHLAALRAAAAVLAARTQPDADAGRRRPRSAWVLISQVAPELGEWAAFFAAGAAKRAAAEAGLTHAVTEREADDLVRDVRTFLGVVETTISRPAPPPAPVRLRSMDGGRRRPSAS; from the coding sequence ATGGGCGCCGCCCGGGTCCTGCCCGCCCCCGAGCAGGAGGAGATCCCGTTGCCCCCGGCCCTGCCCTCGGCCGCCGCCCAGCTGCTCGGCCAGGCCCACCGCGGGCTGGCCGAGGCGACCGGCAGCCCCGACGCCGGCTGGCGGTACGCCACCGCGCACCTGGCCGCGCTGCGCGCCGCCGCCGCGGTGCTGGCCGCCCGCACCCAGCCCGACGCCGACGCCGGCCGGCGCCGCCCCCGCAGCGCCTGGGTGCTGATCAGCCAGGTCGCCCCCGAGCTGGGCGAGTGGGCGGCGTTCTTCGCCGCCGGGGCGGCCAAGCGGGCCGCTGCGGAGGCGGGGCTGACGCACGCGGTCACCGAGCGGGAGGCCGACGACCTGGTCCGCGACGTGCGCACCTTCCTCGGTGTCGTGGAGACGACGATCAGCCGGCCGGCGCCGCCCCCGGCGCCGGTGCGCCTGCGGTCGATGGACGGCGGCC